A genomic stretch from Candidatus Latescibacterota bacterium includes:
- a CDS encoding zinc ABC transporter substrate-binding protein, with protein MNTNRLRGLLLGLLALALATPAAAKLRVVASTTDLGSIAASVGGDQVEVAAIARPGSDPHRVEVLPSYMVRVSRAQLYLKVGLSLDQWADQIIDGSRSGKLTVLDCSAHVSPLEVPTTRVDARQGDVHPNGNPHYWLDPHNEGLVALDIAEALARLDPAHAGDYRARATAFAADCEAARADGIARLASLPTRQILTYHASWIYFTDAMGLSVPAHVEPVPGIPPTAGHLQELVTLIQRQGIRVLLQEPYYSDDAPAFLARQTPLRVAKVSPSCDDVTPGSTLDHFRAVVSAIAGD; from the coding sequence ATGAACACGAACCGACTCCGCGGCCTCCTGCTGGGGCTGCTCGCTCTCGCGCTGGCGACGCCGGCGGCGGCCAAGCTTCGCGTGGTGGCTTCCACCACCGATCTCGGCTCCATCGCCGCCAGCGTGGGCGGCGACCAGGTGGAGGTGGCCGCGATCGCGCGGCCCGGCAGCGACCCCCACCGCGTGGAGGTGTTGCCTTCCTACATGGTGCGGGTGTCCAGGGCGCAGCTCTACCTGAAGGTGGGGCTGTCGCTGGATCAGTGGGCCGATCAGATCATCGACGGCTCGCGCAGCGGCAAGCTCACGGTGCTGGACTGCTCGGCGCACGTCTCACCGCTCGAGGTCCCCACGACGCGGGTGGACGCCCGCCAGGGAGACGTCCACCCCAACGGCAACCCGCACTACTGGCTCGACCCGCACAACGAGGGCCTCGTGGCGCTGGACATCGCCGAGGCGCTGGCCCGTCTCGACCCCGCGCACGCCGGCGACTACCGCGCCCGCGCCACGGCCTTCGCCGCCGACTGCGAGGCCGCGCGCGCCGACGGCATCGCCCGCCTGGCGTCGCTGCCCACGCGGCAGATCCTCACCTACCACGCCTCGTGGATCTACTTCACCGACGCCATGGGCCTCAGCGTGCCCGCGCACGTGGAGCCGGTGCCGGGCATTCCGCCCACGGCCGGCCACCTGCAGGAGCTGGTGACGCTCATCCAGCGGCAGGGCATCCGCGTGCTGCTGCAGGAGCCCTACTACTCCGACGACGCCCCCGCCTTCCTCGCCCGGCAGACGCCGCTCCGCGTCGCCAAGGTCTCGCCGTCCTGCGACGACGTGACTCCGGGCAGCACCCTGGACCACTTCCGCGCGGTGGTGTCGGCCATCGCCGGCGACTAG
- a CDS encoding metal ABC transporter permease, whose protein sequence is MLEIMSLPFFRTALLACFLLAGIHAYLGFHVVRRGVIFVDLALAQMAALGVAVAVMLGRHEHPVETYAMALGMTLVGAACFAWLRTQARRQVPLEAFIGIVFATAQAAVFLTLEKSPAGPEHLKETLVGALFTVDPRHITKTAVLYAAIGVAHWLLRRPFFEITSAPEDARRRGRSLFWWDFLFYALFGVVVTSSVQIAGVLLVFGLLVIPAVAGLMASERTGRALAVGWTFAFAACLLGLMGSVRFDLPAAPSVLVALSTLLVLLGVALSRRGAARGA, encoded by the coding sequence ATGCTCGAGATCATGAGCCTTCCCTTCTTCCGCACGGCCCTCCTCGCCTGCTTCCTGCTGGCCGGCATCCACGCCTACCTGGGCTTTCACGTGGTGCGCCGGGGCGTGATCTTCGTCGATCTCGCCCTGGCGCAGATGGCCGCGCTGGGCGTGGCGGTGGCCGTGATGCTGGGCCGCCACGAGCATCCCGTCGAGACCTACGCCATGGCGCTGGGCATGACCCTGGTGGGCGCCGCCTGCTTCGCCTGGCTGCGGACGCAGGCGCGGCGGCAGGTGCCGCTGGAGGCCTTCATCGGGATCGTCTTCGCCACGGCGCAGGCGGCGGTCTTCCTGACGCTGGAGAAGAGCCCCGCCGGCCCCGAGCACCTGAAGGAGACGCTGGTCGGCGCGCTGTTCACCGTCGACCCGCGGCACATCACCAAGACGGCCGTGCTCTACGCGGCGATCGGCGTCGCGCACTGGCTCCTGCGCCGGCCCTTCTTCGAGATCACGAGCGCGCCGGAGGACGCCCGCCGCCGCGGCCGCTCGCTGTTCTGGTGGGACTTCCTGTTCTATGCGCTCTTCGGCGTGGTGGTGACGTCCAGCGTGCAGATCGCGGGGGTGCTGCTGGTCTTCGGGCTGCTGGTGATCCCCGCGGTGGCCGGACTGATGGCGAGCGAGCGCACGGGCCGCGCGCTGGCCGTGGGCTGGACCTTCGCCTTCGCCGCCTGCTTGCTCGGCCTGATGGGTTCGGTGCGCTTCGACCTGCCCGCCGCGCCCAGCGTGCTCGTCGCGCTGTCGACGCTGCTGGTGCTGCTGGGCGTCGCGCTGAGCCGCCGCGGCGCGGCGCGCGGCGCCTAG
- a CDS encoding class I SAM-dependent rRNA methyltransferase → MPKTTSSLPVVTLKPGEERRLRRGHCWAYDAEIHRAPGGLRAGDSVILVDDRGQQLGSALWNPASLIRARLFSRRAVDYREHVGEAVGKALALRELLYGGSPNYRLIYGESDGLPGLTVDRYGPLLVAQLASAVSEAHAPALVAALEAVPGVRGLILRRDGSVRRKEKLPREEPELLGEIPDPAWAEEGGLRFVLDPVGGLKGGWFWDQRDNRAWLRGVARGRRVLDIFCHSGGFALQAAAGGASQVLGLDRSEPALALARASADANRLRERCRFQALELMRPGKGGPGWPHGQWDLVVLDPPALAKERDEAESALGAYEHLNRRAAGRVAPGGILLTCSCTYPVEERVWRGRVLRAVGKAGRQARVIYTGGQGGDHPELPGMPETRYLKVLGLQLD, encoded by the coding sequence ATGCCCAAGACGACCTCGTCGCTCCCCGTGGTCACGCTCAAGCCCGGCGAGGAGCGGCGCCTGCGCCGCGGCCACTGCTGGGCCTACGACGCCGAGATCCACCGTGCCCCCGGTGGCCTTCGGGCAGGTGACAGTGTCATTCTCGTGGACGACCGCGGGCAGCAACTCGGATCGGCGCTGTGGAACCCCGCGTCGCTCATCCGCGCGCGGCTCTTCTCCCGGCGCGCGGTGGACTATCGCGAGCACGTGGGCGAGGCCGTGGGCAAGGCGCTGGCGCTGCGCGAGCTGCTCTACGGCGGCTCGCCCAACTACCGGCTGATCTACGGCGAGTCCGACGGCCTGCCCGGCCTCACCGTGGACCGCTACGGACCCCTGCTGGTGGCGCAGCTTGCCAGCGCCGTCAGCGAGGCGCACGCGCCCGCGCTGGTGGCCGCGCTCGAGGCCGTCCCCGGCGTGCGCGGGCTGATCCTGCGCCGCGACGGCTCCGTGCGCCGCAAGGAGAAGCTCCCGCGCGAGGAGCCCGAGCTGCTGGGCGAGATCCCCGACCCCGCCTGGGCCGAGGAGGGCGGCCTGCGCTTCGTGCTCGATCCGGTGGGCGGCCTCAAGGGCGGCTGGTTCTGGGACCAGCGCGACAACCGCGCCTGGCTGCGCGGCGTGGCGCGGGGACGGCGCGTGCTGGACATCTTCTGCCACAGCGGCGGCTTCGCGCTGCAGGCCGCCGCGGGGGGCGCGAGCCAGGTGCTGGGCCTCGATCGCTCCGAGCCCGCCCTCGCGCTCGCCCGGGCCAGCGCCGACGCCAACCGCCTCCGCGAGCGCTGCCGCTTCCAGGCGCTCGAGCTCATGCGCCCGGGCAAGGGCGGTCCCGGCTGGCCGCACGGCCAGTGGGACCTGGTGGTGCTCGACCCGCCGGCCCTCGCGAAGGAGCGCGACGAGGCCGAGTCAGCCCTCGGCGCCTACGAGCATCTCAACCGGCGCGCGGCGGGCCGCGTGGCGCCGGGGGGCATCCTCCTCACCTGCTCTTGCACCTACCCGGTGGAGGAGCGTGTCTGGCGCGGGCGCGTGCTGCGCGCCGTGGGCAAGGCCGGACGCCAGGCCCGCGTGATCTACACCGGCGGGCAGGGCGGCGATCACCCGGAGCTGCCCGGCATGCCCGAGACGCGCTACCTCAAGGTGCTCGGCCTGCAGCTGGACTAG
- a CDS encoding superoxide dismutase produces MHKLPDLPYDFGALEPHIDARTMEIHHDKHHAGYVANLNKALEAAGGASADKPLDTLLAHLGDVPEAQRTAVRNNGGGHWNHSLFWTVMSGKGGGAPDGALAKAIDAAFGSFDKFKEQFGTAAATRFGSGWAWLSVAGGKLAVSSTPNQDNPLMDGSGTPILGLDVWEHAYYLHYQNRRPDYIGAWWNVVNWSEVAKRFDAAK; encoded by the coding sequence ATGCACAAGCTTCCTGATCTACCCTACGACTTCGGTGCTCTCGAGCCGCACATCGACGCGCGGACGATGGAGATCCATCACGACAAGCACCACGCCGGCTACGTCGCCAATCTGAACAAGGCCCTCGAGGCCGCCGGCGGCGCCTCCGCGGACAAGCCCCTGGACACCCTGCTCGCCCATCTCGGCGACGTGCCCGAGGCCCAGCGCACGGCGGTGCGCAACAACGGCGGCGGCCACTGGAACCACAGCCTCTTCTGGACGGTGATGAGCGGCAAGGGCGGCGGCGCTCCCGACGGCGCGCTGGCCAAGGCCATCGACGCGGCCTTCGGCTCCTTCGACAAGTTCAAGGAGCAGTTCGGCACCGCCGCGGCCACGCGCTTCGGCTCGGGCTGGGCGTGGCTGTCCGTGGCCGGCGGCAAGCTCGCGGTGAGCAGCACGCCGAACCAGGACAACCCGCTCATGGACGGCTCGGGTACGCCCATCCTCGGCCTCGATGTCTGGGAGCACGCCTACTACCTTCACTACCAGAACCGGCGACCGGACTACATCGGCGCCTGGTGGAACGTTGTCAACTGGAGCGAAGTAGCGAAGCGTTTCGACGCAGCGAAATAA
- a CDS encoding butyrate kinase produces the protein MKTLLLRKMPPLEIFRRLLGAPLAERLAEAGYRILVINPGSTSTKVAYFEGIEKRADFEVHLDPDQEDSPESRAELIRGWLAQTGIDLSRLDGIASRGGVLKPVPSGVYPISDALLEDLAHPRLKHASSLGVPIALALRERCARGTPVVITDPPMIDEVEIESRMTGLREFKTDGTAAHYLNHRAVLRLSAWEFGIDPDEASVVSAHLGGGISVIRFHRGKAVRVINAFSGLPSMNRSGALPIHDLLLALEGHHVALDELSRGVFREGGLLSLAGTNDFKTLLDFREHGATRAQADKINLLLRFFAQKISEGILSCAAGWGRPDYVVITGGLSRSRELADRIEERVGGLLPVVRLPGSVEQESLAAGMARALLEPDSLRRYEEERDMLAAYRQYENRLMDQPVFRKPVMRRRPGSPIRSLEELIQATRSQVNRHFLPTIAIAGSDNDDALEAARRATEEGEFKIARFMLVGDITATRKMAAKVGLDLRRGDFELVEADDPVARCLELYAEDRCQVLMKGSVKTEELLAPVFRWLKERGRLHEGALFSHVAVFQRSEQGKLLLLSDAGINVDPDQDKKRRILENALVVARSLNLPRPKVAVISAIEKVNPRIESSVEAAEIARGFAERKDCLVEGPLSFDVAVDAAIAEEKGYHGEIRGTADILIMPGIDAGNAVYKSLTVSSGLNAAGVIVGCEIPVVLTSRGDTALTKLSSLALSLRLYFQGRAERVNSGT, from the coding sequence GTGAAGACCCTGTTACTGCGCAAGATGCCGCCGCTGGAGATCTTCCGGCGGCTCCTGGGCGCGCCGCTGGCCGAGCGCTTGGCGGAGGCCGGCTACCGCATTCTCGTCATCAATCCCGGCTCCACCTCCACGAAGGTCGCCTACTTCGAGGGCATCGAAAAGCGTGCGGACTTCGAGGTGCACCTCGACCCGGACCAGGAGGACAGCCCCGAGAGCCGCGCCGAGCTGATCCGCGGCTGGCTGGCCCAGACCGGGATCGATCTGAGCCGCCTCGACGGCATCGCCTCGCGAGGAGGCGTCCTGAAGCCGGTGCCCAGCGGGGTCTATCCCATCAGCGACGCCCTGCTCGAGGACCTGGCTCACCCCCGGCTGAAGCATGCGTCCAGCCTCGGCGTGCCCATCGCGCTGGCGCTCAGGGAGCGCTGTGCCCGCGGGACACCTGTCGTTATCACCGACCCGCCCATGATCGACGAGGTGGAGATCGAAAGCCGCATGACGGGCCTCCGGGAGTTCAAGACGGACGGCACGGCGGCGCACTACCTCAACCATCGCGCCGTGCTGCGGCTGAGCGCCTGGGAGTTCGGCATCGATCCGGACGAGGCCAGCGTGGTGAGCGCGCACCTGGGCGGGGGCATCTCGGTGATCCGCTTCCACCGGGGCAAGGCCGTGCGGGTGATCAACGCGTTCAGCGGGTTGCCGTCCATGAACCGCAGCGGCGCGCTGCCCATCCACGATCTGCTGCTGGCGCTGGAAGGGCATCACGTCGCGCTGGACGAACTGAGCCGCGGCGTCTTTCGCGAGGGCGGACTGCTCTCGCTGGCCGGCACGAACGACTTCAAGACGCTCCTCGACTTCAGGGAGCACGGCGCCACGCGCGCGCAGGCCGACAAGATCAACCTGCTGCTGCGCTTCTTCGCGCAGAAGATCAGCGAGGGCATCCTGTCCTGCGCGGCGGGCTGGGGACGGCCCGACTACGTGGTCATCACGGGCGGGCTGTCGCGCAGCCGCGAACTGGCGGACCGGATCGAGGAGCGCGTGGGCGGGCTGCTGCCGGTGGTGCGGCTGCCTGGATCAGTGGAGCAGGAGAGCCTGGCGGCCGGCATGGCCCGCGCGCTGCTCGAGCCCGACAGTCTGCGACGCTATGAAGAGGAGCGCGACATGCTGGCGGCCTACCGCCAGTACGAGAACCGTCTCATGGATCAGCCCGTCTTCAGGAAGCCCGTGATGCGGCGGCGGCCGGGCAGCCCGATCCGCAGCCTCGAGGAGCTGATCCAGGCCACACGCAGCCAGGTCAATCGACACTTCCTGCCCACCATCGCCATCGCCGGTTCGGACAACGACGACGCCCTCGAGGCCGCGCGCCGCGCCACCGAGGAGGGCGAGTTCAAGATCGCCCGCTTCATGTTGGTGGGGGACATCACCGCCACGCGCAAGATGGCCGCCAAGGTGGGCCTCGACCTGCGCCGCGGCGACTTCGAGCTGGTCGAGGCCGACGATCCCGTCGCCCGCTGCCTCGAGCTCTACGCCGAAGATCGCTGCCAGGTGCTGATGAAGGGCTCCGTGAAGACCGAGGAGCTGCTGGCCCCCGTCTTCCGCTGGCTGAAGGAGCGGGGACGGCTGCACGAAGGCGCGCTGTTCAGCCACGTGGCCGTCTTCCAGCGCTCGGAGCAGGGCAAGCTGCTGCTGCTGAGCGACGCGGGCATCAACGTCGATCCCGACCAGGACAAGAAGCGACGCATCCTCGAGAACGCCCTGGTGGTGGCCCGCAGCCTGAACCTGCCCCGCCCCAAGGTGGCCGTGATCAGCGCCATCGAGAAGGTCAATCCGCGCATCGAGAGCAGCGTGGAGGCGGCCGAGATCGCGCGCGGCTTCGCCGAGCGCAAGGACTGCCTGGTGGAAGGCCCACTCAGCTTCGACGTGGCCGTCGACGCGGCCATCGCCGAGGAGAAGGGCTACCACGGCGAGATCCGCGGGACGGCGGACATCCTGATCATGCCGGGCATCGACGCGGGCAACGCCGTCTACAAGTCGCTCACGGTGTCGAGCGGTCTCAACGCGGCCGGCGTGATCGTGGGCTGCGAGATTCCCGTCGTCCTCACCAGCCGGGGCGACACGGCGCTCACCAAGCTGTCCAGCCTGGCGCTCAGCCTGCGGCTCTACTTCCAGGGCCGCGCGGAGCGGGTCAATAGCGGGACTTGA
- a CDS encoding T9SS type A sorting domain-containing protein, with product MKRLSTLLSLALLLTVAGAALASQQVVLQNGEDLYDIQVLQATPERTVIHYGVNAFDLESVWIGGREYSTVDLGRRAKHLDAGLPELPTLRESIVIPDDAAMQLRIVGANYVDLPGIDVAPSKGNLTRNVDPALVRHNFDAFYASNDWYPAKPAMLDEPYIMRDTRGLVVEVNPFQYNAASHTLRVYTDLTVEVSAAGPGKTNVLTHRPSTRVADFERIYRDHYLNYAELGADGDRYSSVPEGGCLLVIAYDAFMGAMQPFVDWKNQMGIKTTMIPVSEAGATGAALKTYVQGMYDNDDLCYVLLVGDGPQVPYITWSGGASDPSLALLAGTDSYPEGFIGRLSATTTAEVTLQITKFIEYERDAQAGAAWYHKGTGLGSSQGSGIGDDGEADWQHQDVIRQKLLNFTYDEVDQIYDTNGANAARVTTAVNAGRGIMNYTGHGSTTAWTTSGFSNTNVNALVNDNMLPFIVSVACVNGEFMTTTCFAEAWLRASHNGEPTGAVGFYGSTINQSWAPPMSAQDEVIDLMIAGAKRSFGALCFNGSCQMMDEYGTTGQTEYKCWTVFGDPTLRVRTDTPTAMTVTHDAQILGDATTFTVMAEPGALVGLSDAGRFLGAATCDISGTAVVALVDALPDTYITVTVTNFNRFAVIDQVDVLTDLTPVDDTAPNAFALGQNHPNPFNPKTTISFALPEAADVRLDVYAATGQYVVTLADGMMPAGSQQVVWNGTDAAGRPVGSGVYFYRLDAGQFSETKKMLLLK from the coding sequence ATGAAACGTCTGTCAACGCTGCTCAGCCTCGCGCTCCTCCTGACCGTGGCCGGCGCTGCTCTCGCCAGTCAGCAGGTGGTCCTCCAGAACGGTGAGGACCTCTACGACATCCAGGTGCTCCAGGCGACGCCGGAGCGCACCGTGATCCACTACGGCGTCAACGCCTTCGACCTCGAGTCGGTGTGGATCGGCGGCCGTGAGTACAGCACCGTCGACCTGGGCCGTCGCGCGAAGCACCTCGACGCCGGCCTGCCGGAGCTGCCGACGCTGCGCGAGTCCATCGTCATCCCCGACGACGCCGCGATGCAGCTGCGGATCGTGGGCGCGAACTACGTGGATCTGCCGGGCATCGACGTGGCCCCGTCCAAGGGCAACCTGACCCGCAACGTCGACCCCGCGCTGGTCCGCCACAACTTCGACGCCTTCTACGCGTCGAACGACTGGTATCCCGCGAAGCCGGCCATGCTGGACGAGCCCTACATCATGCGCGACACGCGCGGCCTGGTGGTCGAGGTGAACCCCTTCCAGTACAACGCCGCGAGCCACACGCTGCGCGTCTACACGGATCTCACGGTGGAAGTGTCCGCCGCGGGTCCGGGCAAGACCAACGTCCTCACGCACCGGCCGTCGACCCGCGTCGCCGACTTCGAGCGCATCTATCGGGACCACTACCTCAACTACGCCGAGCTCGGAGCCGACGGCGACCGCTACAGCAGCGTGCCCGAGGGCGGATGCCTGCTGGTCATCGCCTACGACGCCTTCATGGGCGCCATGCAGCCCTTCGTGGACTGGAAGAACCAGATGGGCATCAAGACCACGATGATCCCCGTCTCCGAGGCCGGCGCCACGGGCGCGGCCCTGAAGACCTACGTGCAGGGCATGTACGACAACGACGACCTCTGCTACGTGCTGCTGGTGGGCGACGGCCCGCAGGTGCCTTACATCACCTGGAGCGGCGGCGCGTCGGATCCGTCCCTGGCGCTGCTGGCCGGCACGGACAGCTATCCCGAGGGCTTCATCGGCCGTCTGAGCGCGACCACCACGGCCGAGGTGACCCTCCAGATCACCAAGTTCATCGAGTACGAGCGCGACGCCCAGGCCGGCGCGGCCTGGTACCACAAGGGCACGGGCCTCGGCTCGTCCCAGGGCTCGGGCATCGGTGACGACGGCGAGGCCGACTGGCAGCACCAGGACGTCATCCGCCAGAAGCTCCTGAACTTCACCTACGACGAAGTCGACCAGATCTACGACACCAACGGCGCCAACGCCGCGCGCGTGACCACCGCCGTCAACGCCGGCCGCGGCATCATGAACTACACCGGCCACGGCAGCACGACGGCGTGGACGACCTCCGGCTTCAGCAACACGAACGTGAACGCGCTGGTGAACGACAACATGCTGCCCTTCATCGTCAGCGTGGCCTGCGTGAACGGCGAGTTCATGACCACGACCTGCTTCGCCGAGGCCTGGCTGCGCGCCAGCCACAACGGCGAGCCGACGGGCGCCGTGGGCTTCTACGGCTCCACCATCAACCAGAGCTGGGCGCCGCCCATGAGCGCGCAGGACGAGGTCATCGACCTGATGATCGCCGGCGCGAAGCGCAGCTTCGGCGCGCTCTGCTTCAACGGCTCCTGCCAGATGATGGACGAGTACGGCACCACCGGTCAGACCGAGTACAAGTGCTGGACGGTCTTCGGCGATCCGACCCTGCGCGTGCGCACGGACACGCCGACGGCGATGACCGTGACCCATGACGCGCAGATCCTGGGCGACGCCACCACCTTCACCGTGATGGCCGAGCCCGGCGCCCTCGTGGGCCTGAGCGACGCCGGCCGTTTCCTCGGCGCGGCGACCTGCGACATCAGCGGCACGGCCGTGGTCGCCCTCGTGGACGCGCTGCCGGACACCTACATCACCGTGACGGTGACCAACTTCAACCGCTTCGCCGTGATCGATCAGGTGGACGTCCTCACCGACCTCACGCCGGTGGATGACACTGCGCCCAACGCCTTCGCCCTGGGCCAGAACCATCCGAACCCGTTCAACCCGAAGACCACGATCAGCTTCGCGCTGCCCGAGGCCGCCGATGTCCGCCTGGACGTCTACGCCGCCACCGGTCAGTACGTCGTGACGCTGGCCGACGGCATGATGCCCGCCGGCTCGCAGCAGGTGGTCTGGAACGGCACCGACGCGGCGGGCCGCCCGGTGGGCAGCGGCGTCTACTTCTATCGCCTGGACGCGGGGCAGTTCAGCGAGACGAAGAAGATGCTGCTCCTCAAGTAA
- a CDS encoding T9SS type A sorting domain-containing protein has product MKIRIPARLGRGPLALCMALAALPVSAQPVIDVQPSELEVALSPGGVAVLPVHVGNLGDAGSPLSWSVSVEDPYLSGRSIDGSTFVSDPQDYPPGGTQVYLLTVTNGSIDYEWISGITLDFPPGCNVISSTHFVGGSGGILVSDYSTGDGAMVTWSDPNGPWGNIYGGESASATITVAFDASFYANILVPWTLTGDGYGGEPHVLPGKLTLLGPWGAGVDILEPNGGEIYAVGETHQVRWTSWGTLYYVDLDLSRDGGQNWEALARSQPAGIPFDWVTEGPLSADCLLRVADVDGACEDTSSTAFTIHRPVDWLSLSILGGDLPGGEVDTLLVTVDATGVSPDYDLDATLRFSSNDPLGDVLVPVRLHMGATGVAPPPAPGPALDAWPNPFNPSTLLSFSLADAGPVRLEILDASGRRVRVLTAAVLPAGEHRARWDGRDDDGRRMASGVYLARLRSPDGVAGRKLIVLK; this is encoded by the coding sequence ATGAAGATCCGGATCCCGGCCCGGCTCGGGCGCGGGCCGCTGGCGCTGTGCATGGCGCTGGCGGCTCTGCCCGTATCGGCCCAACCTGTCATCGACGTTCAGCCCTCCGAGCTTGAGGTCGCTCTCTCGCCTGGCGGCGTGGCCGTGCTGCCCGTGCACGTCGGCAACCTGGGCGACGCCGGCAGCCCGCTGAGCTGGAGCGTGTCGGTGGAGGATCCCTACCTCAGCGGCCGCAGCATCGATGGCAGCACCTTCGTCAGCGATCCCCAGGACTACCCGCCCGGCGGCACCCAGGTCTACCTGCTGACGGTGACCAACGGCAGCATCGACTACGAGTGGATCAGCGGGATCACGCTGGACTTCCCGCCCGGCTGCAACGTGATCAGCTCCACCCACTTCGTGGGGGGGAGCGGGGGCATTCTCGTCAGCGACTACAGCACGGGCGACGGCGCCATGGTCACCTGGTCCGATCCCAACGGGCCCTGGGGGAACATCTACGGTGGCGAGTCCGCCAGCGCCACGATCACCGTGGCCTTCGACGCGTCCTTCTACGCGAACATCCTCGTGCCCTGGACCCTGACCGGCGACGGCTACGGCGGCGAGCCGCACGTCCTTCCCGGCAAGCTCACGCTGCTCGGCCCCTGGGGCGCGGGCGTGGACATCCTCGAGCCCAACGGCGGGGAGATCTACGCCGTCGGCGAGACGCACCAGGTGCGCTGGACCAGCTGGGGCACGCTCTACTACGTCGACCTGGATCTGAGCCGCGACGGCGGCCAGAACTGGGAGGCGCTGGCCCGCAGCCAGCCCGCCGGAATCCCCTTCGACTGGGTGACGGAAGGGCCCCTGTCCGCGGACTGCCTGCTCCGCGTGGCCGACGTGGACGGTGCCTGCGAGGACACCAGCAGCACGGCGTTCACGATCCACCGCCCCGTGGACTGGCTGAGCCTCTCGATCCTGGGCGGCGACCTGCCCGGCGGCGAGGTGGACACCCTGCTGGTCACGGTGGACGCCACGGGCGTCTCGCCGGACTACGACCTCGACGCCACCCTCCGCTTCAGTTCCAACGACCCGCTGGGCGACGTGCTGGTGCCCGTGCGGCTGCACATGGGGGCCACCGGCGTCGCGCCGCCCCCCGCCCCCGGACCGGCGCTCGACGCCTGGCCCAATCCCTTCAATCCCAGCACCTTGCTGAGCTTCTCCCTCGCCGACGCCGGGCCCGTGCGCCTGGAGATCCTCGACGCCTCCGGCCGCCGGGTGCGGGTGCTCACCGCCGCCGTCCTGCCGGCGGGGGAGCATCGGGCGCGCTGGGACGGCCGCGACGACGACGGGCGGCGCATGGCCAGCGGCGTCTACCTGGCCCGTCTGCGCAGCCCCGACGGTGTGGCGGGACGCAAGCTCATCGTGCTCAAGTAG
- a CDS encoding type I glyceraldehyde-3-phosphate dehydrogenase, producing the protein MSLRVGIMGFGRIGRNLFRQAVEREDFEIVAISDLGTPEAMAYLLNFDTIYGRFPEEVTLDGKYLAAGRQRARLLKGVAPEDMPWDAYNVDVVVDSTGVYRKRSQLEGHLRSGAHRVILTTPALDSIDRTVVHGVNEQSLRPEDRIVSCASSTTHALALMLKVLDEAFGVERAMMTTVHAYSSDQKLSDTITPNLRRSRSAAENLIPNWTWSPGVVEKMMPHLKGKIDGIAVNVPVPNGSNLDLSAQLRGAPDRDAVNAALRDAAGGALNRYLEYATEPIVSSDVIGNDHSAVFDSLATLALPGGLVKTITWYDNGWGYAARIIDTALTLGAFAVEEVQR; encoded by the coding sequence ATGTCACTGCGCGTCGGAATCATGGGCTTCGGCCGGATCGGCCGCAATCTCTTCCGACAGGCCGTCGAGCGTGAGGACTTCGAGATCGTCGCCATCAGCGACCTCGGCACGCCGGAAGCGATGGCCTACCTGCTCAACTTCGACACCATCTACGGGCGCTTTCCGGAAGAAGTCACCCTCGACGGGAAGTACCTGGCCGCCGGTCGCCAGCGCGCGCGGCTGCTGAAGGGCGTCGCGCCCGAGGACATGCCCTGGGATGCCTACAACGTGGACGTGGTCGTGGACTCCACCGGCGTCTACCGCAAGCGCTCGCAGCTCGAAGGACACCTGCGCTCCGGCGCGCACCGGGTGATCCTCACGACGCCGGCGCTGGACAGCATCGATCGCACGGTCGTGCACGGCGTCAACGAGCAGAGCCTGCGCCCGGAGGACCGCATCGTCTCCTGCGCCAGCAGCACCACCCACGCGCTGGCCCTCATGCTCAAGGTGCTGGACGAGGCCTTCGGCGTGGAGCGGGCCATGATGACCACCGTCCACGCCTACTCCAGCGACCAGAAGCTGTCGGACACCATCACGCCCAACCTGCGCCGCAGCCGCAGCGCCGCCGAGAACCTGATCCCCAACTGGACCTGGTCCCCTGGCGTGGTGGAGAAGATGATGCCCCACCTGAAGGGCAAGATCGACGGCATCGCCGTCAACGTCCCCGTGCCCAACGGCTCGAACCTGGACCTCAGCGCGCAGCTGCGCGGCGCGCCCGACCGGGACGCGGTCAACGCCGCGCTCCGCGACGCGGCCGGCGGCGCGCTGAACCGCTATCTCGAGTATGCCACCGAGCCCATCGTCTCCAGCGACGTCATCGGCAACGACCACTCGGCGGTCTTCGACTCCCTCGCCACGCTCGCCCTGCCCGGCGGCCTGGTGAAGACCATCACCTGGTACGACAACGGCTGGGGCTACGCGGCGCGAATCATCGACACGGCGCTGACCCTCGGCGCCTTCGCGGTGGAGGAGGTGCAGCGATGA